One part of the Gemmatimonadaceae bacterium genome encodes these proteins:
- a CDS encoding efflux RND transporter permease subunit, whose translation MQRLIQFVLQQRLLILGLTGLLIAVGTWSAVRLPIDAVPDVTNVQVQVNTNAGALSAVEVERQVTLPVELAMFGLPNLEEVRSISKFGLSQVTIVFDEGTDIYFARQQVQERLQQARDQIPDGIGTPEMGPISTGLGEVFQYAIERDTPGDDPTALRTLQDWVVAPQLRAVRGVAEVNAFGGFEKQYQVLVRPEALVQFGLTLRDVLDAIAANNENVGGGYVTRGAEQMVIRGVGQVQDLAQIRSIVVTSRGGTPVLVGDISDVAIGSTIRQGAVTMDGRGEVVTGIVMMRMGTNARTVVAATRARFEQAQRTLPAGVRLRAFYDRTDLVDRTIATVQRNLVEGAVLVIAVLFLLLGNLRGALIVALAIPLSMLFAVSMMVKAGIAGSLMSLGAIDFGLVVDGSVVMVENSLRRLGHRRKDESFLATVRDACAEVARPILFGVGIIIVVYLPILTLQGVEGKMFRPMALTVVYALIGSLLLTFLLTPVLVSLGLRAHVEERDVWFMRVARRAYEPALRWTLRNGRRVLFAAGAAVVAGGALVPLLGSEFIPRLDEGSFALQVMRLPSVSLEESVRQTTRIEQVLRTSFPDEVTHVVSKTGRPEIATDPMGVNVSDVLVMLTPPDRWKVARTKAELEQAMTRALSRIPGVVVSFSQPIELRVNELIAGVRSDLAIRIYGDDLEQLTRSANQVVAAVSRVEGATGFKAQQLEGLPQLQIAVIPAQLARYGINARDVMTAVASLGGIEVSRVLEGQRRFALTVRLPDAARRTPEAIASLLITAPTGERVPLGTLARVEEVTGTAEISHENGSRLIIVEGNVRGRDIGSFVREARQLFDDRVITLPTAYRAEFGGQFENLERATRRLAIVVPLSLLLIFLLLFAAFNSVRQAALVFTGIPLAAVGGVVALLVRGMPFSISAGVGFIALFGVAVLNGVVMVSYINELRRRGASLIGAVREGGLTRLRPVLMTALVASLGFVPMALARGAGAEVQRPLATVVIGGLMTSTVLTLLVLPLLYVLVERRKEGSTVLVEAMTGEYRAIGPAPGASRPPAEPAIDGPSAER comes from the coding sequence ATGCAGCGCCTCATTCAGTTCGTGCTGCAGCAGCGGCTTCTGATCCTCGGATTGACCGGCCTTCTGATCGCCGTCGGCACGTGGTCGGCCGTGCGGCTGCCGATCGATGCGGTGCCCGACGTGACCAACGTTCAGGTGCAGGTGAATACCAACGCCGGCGCGCTGTCGGCGGTGGAGGTTGAGCGCCAGGTCACGCTCCCGGTGGAGCTGGCGATGTTCGGACTCCCGAACCTCGAGGAGGTTCGGTCGATCTCCAAGTTCGGGCTGTCGCAGGTCACCATCGTGTTCGACGAAGGTACCGACATCTACTTTGCGCGGCAGCAGGTGCAGGAGCGCCTGCAGCAGGCGCGCGACCAGATCCCCGATGGCATCGGTACGCCGGAGATGGGGCCGATCTCGACCGGGCTGGGCGAAGTCTTTCAGTACGCCATCGAGCGCGACACGCCGGGCGATGACCCGACCGCGCTCCGGACCCTGCAGGACTGGGTCGTGGCACCTCAACTGCGCGCCGTGCGCGGCGTCGCCGAGGTCAACGCATTCGGTGGGTTCGAGAAGCAGTACCAGGTGCTGGTGCGACCCGAGGCCCTGGTGCAGTTCGGACTCACGCTGCGGGACGTGCTCGACGCGATCGCCGCCAACAACGAGAATGTCGGCGGCGGCTACGTGACCCGGGGGGCGGAGCAGATGGTGATCCGCGGCGTGGGTCAGGTGCAGGACCTCGCGCAGATCCGGAGCATCGTCGTTACGAGTCGCGGCGGCACCCCGGTGCTCGTGGGCGATATCTCCGACGTGGCGATCGGCTCCACCATCCGCCAGGGCGCGGTGACGATGGACGGCCGCGGCGAAGTCGTCACCGGCATCGTGATGATGCGCATGGGCACGAACGCGCGTACGGTCGTCGCGGCCACGCGTGCCCGCTTCGAGCAGGCGCAACGCACGCTGCCTGCCGGCGTCAGGCTGCGGGCCTTCTACGATCGCACCGACCTCGTCGACCGCACCATTGCCACCGTGCAGCGGAACCTCGTCGAGGGAGCGGTGCTCGTGATCGCGGTGCTGTTCCTGCTGTTGGGCAACCTGCGCGGTGCGCTCATCGTGGCGCTGGCGATCCCGCTGTCGATGCTCTTTGCTGTTTCGATGATGGTGAAGGCGGGCATCGCCGGGAGTCTCATGAGCCTCGGCGCCATCGACTTCGGGCTCGTGGTCGACGGTTCCGTGGTGATGGTCGAGAACTCGCTGCGCCGGCTCGGGCATCGCCGCAAGGACGAGTCCTTTCTCGCCACCGTGCGCGATGCATGTGCCGAGGTGGCACGGCCCATCCTCTTTGGCGTTGGCATCATCATCGTCGTCTACCTGCCCATCCTCACGCTGCAGGGTGTCGAGGGCAAGATGTTCCGGCCCATGGCGCTCACCGTCGTGTACGCGCTGATCGGGTCCCTGCTCCTCACCTTTCTGCTCACGCCGGTGCTCGTCTCCCTCGGCTTGCGCGCGCACGTCGAGGAGAGAGACGTCTGGTTCATGCGCGTGGCCCGACGCGCATATGAACCCGCGCTGCGCTGGACGCTGCGGAACGGTCGACGCGTACTGTTCGCCGCCGGGGCGGCCGTGGTTGCCGGTGGCGCCCTCGTCCCCCTGCTCGGATCGGAGTTCATTCCGCGGCTCGATGAAGGCTCGTTCGCCCTGCAGGTCATGCGACTGCCATCAGTCTCACTCGAGGAGTCCGTGCGGCAGACCACGCGCATCGAGCAGGTGCTCCGCACCAGCTTTCCCGACGAGGTGACGCACGTCGTCTCCAAGACCGGCCGCCCCGAGATCGCGACCGATCCCATGGGAGTGAACGTGAGCGACGTCCTCGTCATGCTCACTCCTCCCGATCGCTGGAAGGTGGCGCGCACCAAGGCGGAGCTCGAACAGGCGATGACTCGCGCGCTCTCGCGCATTCCCGGTGTTGTCGTGAGCTTCAGCCAGCCCATCGAGCTGCGGGTCAACGAGCTCATCGCCGGCGTGCGGAGCGACCTTGCCATCCGGATCTACGGCGATGACCTGGAGCAACTCACGCGATCCGCGAACCAGGTGGTGGCCGCGGTCTCGCGCGTCGAGGGCGCCACCGGCTTCAAGGCGCAGCAACTGGAGGGGTTGCCGCAGCTCCAGATCGCGGTGATCCCGGCGCAGCTCGCCCGATACGGCATCAATGCGCGAGACGTGATGACCGCGGTCGCGTCGCTGGGAGGGATCGAGGTCTCGCGGGTGCTCGAGGGTCAGCGGCGCTTTGCGCTCACCGTGCGCCTGCCTGACGCGGCGCGTCGCACCCCTGAAGCGATCGCGTCGCTGCTGATCACGGCACCCACCGGCGAGCGCGTCCCGCTCGGCACGCTTGCCCGCGTGGAGGAGGTGACCGGAACCGCCGAGATCAGCCACGAGAACGGATCACGCCTGATCATCGTCGAGGGGAATGTGCGTGGGCGGGACATCGGCTCCTTTGTGCGAGAGGCGCGCCAGTTGTTCGATGACAGGGTGATCACCCTGCCGACGGCCTATCGGGCGGAGTTCGGCGGGCAGTTCGAGAACCTCGAGCGCGCGACACGTCGGCTGGCGATCGTGGTACCGCTTTCGCTGCTGCTGATCTTCCTGCTCCTCTTTGCCGCGTTCAACTCCGTGCGGCAGGCGGCACTCGTCTTCACCGGCATCCCACTGGCCGCGGTGGGCGGCGTGGTTGCGCTCCTCGTGCGCGGCATGCCGTTCAGCATCTCGGCCGGCGTCGGGTTCATTGCACTGTTCGGTGTAGCCGTCCTGAACGGTGTGGTGATGGTGAGCTACATCAATGAACTGCGGCGACGAGGCGCGAGCCTGATCGGCGCGGTGCGGGAGGGCGGCCTGACGCGGCTGCGACCTGTGCTCATGACCGCCCTTGTGGCGAGCCTGGGCTTTGTGCCCATGGCGCTGGCCCGCGGCGCGGGCGCCGAGGTGCAGCGGCCGCTGGCCACGGTGGTGATCGGCGGGCTCATGACGTCGACCGTCCTCACGCTCCTCGTGTTGCCCCTGCTCTATGTGCTGGTCGAGCGACGGAAGGAGGGGAGCACGGTGCTGGTGGAGGCCATGACCGGTGAGTATCGCGCGATCGGGCCGGCGCCGGGCGCGAGCCGCCCTCCCGCGGAGCCGGCCATCGACGGGCCCTCGGCGGAACGTTAA
- a CDS encoding alpha/beta hydrolase, translated as MSLTLSRHRRRCMLARGLLAAVCVLTSRAIEGQSATTPAQREIPTPPPLPGVVERYADVPGARLFYLDGGGSGVPVVFMHAGTGSVRVWEHQVAAFAAAGFRFIAYDRRGYGRTAVDSGGPVGTAAGDLEALILHLGIDRFHLVGTAAGGGVSFDYALSFPHRLRSLTVANSVGNVSDSSYRATLDRMLPSSFSALPPDLRELGPSYRAANAEGTRRWLDLEHFSRAPGRRPPAQPARTRVTFAALESLVPPTLLITGDADLYTPPALLRLFMQRIRGAESLIVPEVGHSTYWERPELFNSTVIAFLRKH; from the coding sequence ATGAGCCTGACACTCTCGCGACATCGCCGCCGGTGCATGCTCGCGCGCGGGTTGCTTGCCGCCGTTTGTGTCTTGACGTCGCGCGCGATCGAGGGACAGTCGGCCACGACGCCGGCGCAGCGCGAGATTCCCACGCCGCCGCCACTGCCCGGCGTCGTCGAGCGGTATGCGGATGTGCCAGGGGCGCGGCTGTTTTATCTCGATGGAGGCGGGAGTGGAGTTCCAGTGGTGTTCATGCACGCCGGCACCGGGAGCGTGCGCGTGTGGGAGCACCAGGTCGCGGCGTTCGCGGCAGCCGGCTTTCGTTTCATCGCGTACGATCGGCGTGGATACGGCCGGACGGCGGTGGACAGCGGCGGGCCCGTGGGCACCGCGGCCGGCGACCTCGAAGCGCTCATCCTGCACCTGGGCATCGATCGCTTTCACCTCGTGGGCACCGCGGCCGGCGGTGGCGTGTCGTTCGACTATGCATTGTCGTTTCCGCATCGACTTCGCAGCCTCACGGTGGCGAACAGCGTCGGCAACGTCAGCGATTCATCGTATCGGGCAACGCTCGACCGTATGCTGCCGTCGTCGTTCAGCGCGCTGCCGCCCGACCTTCGCGAGCTGGGGCCGTCCTATCGGGCCGCCAACGCGGAGGGCACCAGACGCTGGCTCGACCTCGAGCACTTCAGTCGTGCACCCGGCAGGCGGCCACCGGCCCAGCCGGCGAGGACGCGCGTGACCTTCGCCGCGCTCGAGTCGCTCGTACCGCCGACGTTGCTGATCACGGGCGACGCGGACCTCTACACGCCGCCGGCGCTGCTACGGCTGTTCATGCAGCGGATTCGGGGCGCGGAGTCGCTGATCGTGCCGGAGGTCGGGCATTCGACGTATTGGGAGCGGCCGGAGCTGTTCAACAGCACGGTGATCGCGTTCCTGCGGAAGCACTGA
- a CDS encoding chloride channel protein, whose amino-acid sequence MRAKGPSDKARWPALSPRDSCCGCRVPRLYCLSGARGHPLSTTQNQAQARSTAQALASNDHPTAGDPGHEARDPRFSTGEHLADSARDAGALPVAPGLPLASSETAAVRAPREYEPIDRRVVLLAVLCVVLAVGATLAAQLLTRLIGFVTNLVFYGRVSTELVAPGGGHANTAVLLLVPIVGALIVGVMARYGSAAIRGHGIPEVMEKVLVGESRIPARVLFLKPLSAAVAIGTGGPFGAEGPIIATGGALGSLIGQFLRVTADERKILLAAGAAAGMTATFGTPVSAVLLAVELLLFEYRPRSLIPVTLAAVVAAGVRALFEGTGPIFRVTQFGQPHGSALVMYALLGMLIGALAASITRVTYGIEDGFERAGHRLGIHWMWWPAFGAVVVGIAGVIEPRTLGVGYDNITGALSGTITGQLLLSLVVFKFISWAVYLGSGTSGGTLAPLFTIGGGIGAWLGAVVAATWPTLGVEAGVAGLVGMAAMFAGASHALLASVVFAFETTRQPVGLLPLLAGCTAAYLISLLINRHSIMTEKLARRGMSIRPEYAADHLSLVQVKDVATRDVVTLNAEDRIADVRAWLASGAGGATHQGFPVLDSAGHLVGVVTRRDLERAPADAALLVREVITRRPVVVFEDSTLRDAADQMVLAHVGRLPVVKRDATQQLEGIISRSDLLAAHQPRLDAAHRARRVRRFPDPFNRT is encoded by the coding sequence ATGCGCGCCAAAGGGCCGAGTGACAAGGCCCGCTGGCCAGCACTCTCTCCCCGGGATTCGTGCTGCGGGTGCCGGGTGCCACGGCTATACTGCCTGTCAGGGGCGAGAGGACACCCCCTCTCCACCACGCAAAACCAGGCTCAAGCCAGGAGCACCGCGCAGGCATTGGCTTCCAACGACCACCCAACGGCCGGCGATCCGGGCCACGAAGCCCGGGATCCGAGATTCTCGACCGGTGAGCATCTCGCCGACTCGGCGCGCGATGCGGGCGCGCTGCCCGTCGCACCGGGCCTGCCGCTCGCCTCTTCGGAGACGGCGGCGGTGCGGGCACCGCGAGAATACGAGCCCATCGACCGGCGTGTGGTGCTGCTCGCCGTCCTCTGCGTGGTGCTGGCCGTCGGCGCCACGCTGGCCGCCCAACTTCTCACGCGGCTCATCGGGTTCGTGACGAACCTGGTCTTCTATGGCCGAGTGAGCACAGAGCTGGTAGCGCCGGGTGGTGGACACGCGAACACTGCGGTGCTGCTGCTGGTCCCGATCGTCGGTGCACTCATCGTGGGCGTGATGGCCCGGTACGGCTCGGCGGCTATCCGCGGTCACGGGATTCCGGAGGTGATGGAGAAGGTGCTGGTTGGGGAGAGCCGCATCCCCGCCAGGGTGCTGTTTCTCAAGCCGCTCTCGGCGGCCGTGGCCATCGGGACGGGCGGGCCCTTTGGCGCCGAGGGACCGATCATCGCCACGGGTGGCGCGTTGGGATCGCTCATCGGGCAGTTCCTGCGCGTCACCGCCGACGAGCGAAAGATCCTTCTCGCCGCAGGCGCAGCCGCGGGCATGACCGCCACGTTCGGGACGCCGGTGAGCGCGGTGCTCCTTGCCGTCGAGCTGCTGTTGTTCGAATACCGACCGCGGTCACTCATCCCCGTTACGCTGGCCGCGGTGGTGGCAGCCGGTGTACGGGCCTTGTTCGAGGGCACCGGCCCCATTTTCCGCGTGACGCAGTTCGGTCAGCCACACGGCTCTGCGCTGGTGATGTATGCCCTGCTCGGGATGCTCATCGGAGCCCTGGCGGCGAGCATCACGCGGGTGACCTACGGTATCGAAGATGGGTTCGAGCGCGCGGGCCATCGCCTGGGCATTCACTGGATGTGGTGGCCGGCGTTCGGCGCGGTGGTCGTGGGCATTGCCGGTGTCATCGAGCCGCGCACGCTGGGCGTAGGCTACGACAACATCACCGGCGCGCTGAGCGGCACCATCACGGGTCAGCTGCTGCTGTCGCTCGTGGTCTTCAAGTTCATCTCCTGGGCGGTGTACCTCGGCAGTGGCACCTCGGGCGGTACCCTGGCGCCGCTCTTCACTATCGGCGGCGGCATTGGCGCGTGGCTGGGTGCGGTGGTGGCCGCCACCTGGCCCACGTTAGGCGTGGAAGCCGGTGTGGCCGGGCTGGTCGGCATGGCGGCGATGTTCGCCGGTGCCTCGCACGCGCTGCTCGCATCGGTGGTGTTTGCCTTCGAGACGACGCGTCAGCCAGTTGGACTCCTGCCCCTGCTCGCCGGGTGCACGGCGGCGTATCTCATCTCGCTGCTCATCAACCGCCACTCGATCATGACCGAGAAGCTGGCCAGGCGCGGCATGAGCATTCGCCCCGAATACGCAGCCGACCACCTCTCGCTGGTGCAGGTCAAGGACGTGGCCACGCGCGACGTGGTGACGCTCAACGCCGAGGACCGCATTGCCGACGTCCGGGCATGGCTGGCGTCGGGCGCCGGCGGGGCGACGCACCAGGGATTCCCCGTGCTTGACTCGGCCGGTCACCTCGTGGGCGTGGTCACGCGCCGCGACCTCGAGCGCGCCCCTGCCGATGCCGCGCTCCTCGTGCGCGAGGTTATCACTCGGCGCCCTGTGGTCGTGTTCGAAGACAGCACGCTCCGCGACGCGGCCGATCAGATGGTGCTGGCGCATGTGGGTCGACTGCCGGTCGTGAAGCGGGACGCGACGCAGCAGCTCGAGGGGATCATTTCCCGGAGTGACCTGTTGGCGGCGCACCAGCCGCGGCTCGATGCTGCGCATCGGGCGCGTCGGGTGCGGCGGTTTCCGGATCCCTTCAACCGGACCTGA
- a CDS encoding CocE/NonD family hydrolase, whose protein sequence is MHWRAVAPRFGLCAGILAAVPAFVAGQQPAQPEPAIQSSRFWDASKLSQPTYKVRTDYNVRIPMRDGVKLSIDIYYPDAPGKYPTLIWRTPYSNNSAGEVTQGKWYASRGYVVVKADVRGKYDSDGEPYTYKYEANDGYDTDEWIGRQPWSNGKIGLMGGSYLGYTEITQAIRGSKYVSAMSASVTTSDIYNNWVYVDGAFFYGFAFPWGSASMDGHVGQTSNPDDWPKAYWNLPIATSDSAASHVNQPYRDWLKHPLRSDPYWKGISFEDEVHKIAIPYLTVDGWYDLFLRGAISDHIAIKSKGTSELGRRGKRLILGPWSHSTGVRYVNQPRTTDRGIDFGPDAQLDPQLIYLRWQDHWLKGIDNGVDKDPPVTIFVMGENKWRDEQEWPLARTQYTKYYLASGGRANTSSGNGTLSTALPTGAPTDTYVYDPADPVPTGGGNTCCSSVPSGPFDQRKIEERPDVLVFTTPVLTEAVEVTGPLQAKLFAATSAKDTDWTVKLVDVHPDGYAQNIQDGIIRARYNGTIGRSAKLVEPGKIVEYTVDMWATSNVFLPGHRIRVEVSSSNFPRFDRNLNTGENPATGTRMEKATQTIHHSTQYPSHVILPIIPRR, encoded by the coding sequence ATGCACTGGCGAGCAGTGGCACCGCGGTTCGGTTTGTGTGCCGGCATCCTGGCGGCAGTCCCGGCGTTTGTCGCGGGGCAGCAGCCCGCGCAGCCGGAGCCCGCGATTCAGTCGTCGCGCTTCTGGGACGCGTCGAAGTTGTCGCAGCCCACGTACAAAGTCCGCACCGACTACAACGTCCGCATCCCCATGCGCGACGGCGTGAAGCTCTCGATCGACATCTACTACCCTGACGCACCGGGCAAGTACCCCACCCTCATCTGGCGCACCCCGTACAGCAACAACTCCGCGGGCGAGGTAACGCAGGGCAAGTGGTACGCCTCGCGCGGCTACGTGGTGGTCAAGGCCGACGTGCGCGGCAAGTACGACTCCGACGGCGAGCCGTACACCTACAAGTACGAAGCCAACGACGGCTACGACACCGACGAATGGATCGGCCGGCAGCCCTGGAGCAACGGCAAGATCGGGCTGATGGGCGGCTCGTACCTGGGCTACACCGAGATCACGCAGGCCATTCGCGGCAGCAAATACGTGAGCGCCATGTCGGCGTCGGTGACGACGTCGGACATCTACAACAACTGGGTCTACGTGGACGGCGCCTTCTTCTACGGCTTTGCGTTCCCGTGGGGCTCGGCATCGATGGACGGGCACGTCGGCCAGACCAGCAACCCCGACGACTGGCCCAAGGCGTACTGGAACCTGCCCATCGCCACGTCCGACTCCGCGGCGAGCCACGTGAACCAGCCGTATCGCGACTGGCTCAAGCACCCGCTGCGCAGCGATCCGTACTGGAAGGGTATCAGCTTCGAGGACGAGGTCCACAAGATCGCGATTCCGTACCTCACCGTGGACGGCTGGTACGATCTGTTCCTGCGCGGCGCGATCAGCGACCACATCGCCATCAAGTCCAAGGGTACGAGCGAACTCGGGCGCCGAGGCAAGCGCCTCATTCTTGGGCCCTGGTCGCACAGCACGGGTGTGCGGTATGTGAACCAGCCGCGGACCACCGATCGCGGCATCGACTTCGGCCCGGACGCGCAGCTCGATCCGCAGCTCATTTATCTGCGCTGGCAGGATCACTGGCTCAAGGGGATCGACAACGGCGTCGACAAGGATCCGCCGGTCACGATCTTCGTGATGGGCGAGAACAAGTGGCGCGACGAGCAGGAGTGGCCGCTCGCGCGCACGCAGTACACGAAGTACTACCTGGCGAGTGGCGGTCGCGCGAACACCTCGAGCGGCAACGGCACCTTGAGCACCGCGCTCCCCACCGGCGCGCCGACCGACACCTATGTGTACGACCCGGCCGATCCCGTGCCGACTGGCGGTGGCAACACCTGCTGCAGCTCGGTCCCGTCAGGCCCGTTCGACCAGCGCAAGATCGAGGAGCGCCCGGACGTGCTCGTGTTCACCACGCCCGTGCTCACCGAAGCCGTGGAAGTGACCGGACCGCTGCAGGCCAAACTGTTCGCTGCTACGTCGGCGAAGGACACGGACTGGACGGTGAAGCTCGTGGACGTGCACCCGGACGGCTACGCGCAGAACATCCAGGACGGCATCATTCGCGCGCGTTACAACGGCACCATCGGCAGGTCGGCGAAGCTCGTCGAGCCGGGCAAGATCGTCGAGTACACGGTCGACATGTGGGCGACGAGCAACGTATTCCTGCCCGGGCATCGCATCCGGGTCGAAGTCTCGAGCAGCAACTTTCCGCGGTTCGACCGCAACCTCAACACGGGTGAGAATCCGGCCACCGGCACGCGCATGGAGAAGGCCACGCAGACCATCCATCACTCGACGCAGTACCCATCGCACGTGATCCTGCCGATCATTCCGCGACGATAG